The genomic region AACTCGACACCGGCACCCGCGACCGAGCACTGTCCCCGGTATCCCACCACTGTCGAATCGCCGTTCCCTCTCCCCCCCATTCGCGTTTTCCTGTCGCCACGGTAGCGGAGGGAATACGGAGACCCGTCCGAGATATGTTGGTTGTGGTAGTTATCGAAGTAGTATCGGCGGAGAGGCAGTAGAGATTCGCAAGTCACACTGAAGCCCTGCACACACGAGATGCTCATTCTACTGATTGAGAGGGCGTACTCGATCAGTTCCGGGACTCGACAGGAGTTTCTACACTCACAAAGTGTGGCTGAGAAATAATGTAGCACAGACAATCATGTAATTTTGAGATACATTTATCTCTGCAGGGCGAATCACGGCTGGTGTATGGGAAATGACAGCTGTTCGGATGGGGGAGTAGAGTTCAGCAGGCGATCCATGCTGAAGACCGCTGGCCTAGCGGTCGTCGGGACTGGAATCCCGATAACGGGCGTAGCCAGGGCCAGCGAGGGGATAACGACCGTCCTCGAACAGGACTTCGAGGACATCGGTACGGGAGGATACCCGGCCGACTGGTCGAAGCAAGGGAACCACGACCAACGGGTCACAGACCAGTTCGCAGGTGAAGGCCAGAAGTCGCTGATGATGAGCGGCTCTCCAGGAGGCTGCTGGGAGGCGCTCGCCGACGTTCCCGCCGACGTTCCCGCAGAAGGACAGACGGTCATCTCAGGGATGATTCGTCCGACGACCAGCGGTCGGGTCGGCTGCCACGACTCGAAGGGCCAACTCCAGTTCCGCACGAGAACCGGGTGGTGGGGTGCAGGAAGTGGAATCCGTCTGTTCCGGTTCTACAAGAACGGAGAGGTCCAGACGCGCGGCGAGCGCGTGACGGAGTACACGGAGAACGAGTGGCACGACTTCGAAGTCGTCTACGAGCGAACGAAGCCAGACGGTGGTGGCAACGGGACGATTACGCAAACCGTGACCGTGGATGGCGACAGCCACACCGTCGAGTACGATGCTCCCGGTCACGCGGACGACTTTTCGTACGTCCGTCTGGGAAGTGGTGACTTCGACGTGTACTTCGACGACATCACCATCGAGACGGGACCCATCGACGAGTCGGGACCAGCAACGGCCACCGTCGACATCGCTGACGACGCAAAGCTCGTGCAAACGGTCACGAACACCCGGCTCAACTCCGACGAGGATAGCTCCGTTCCCGACCCGCAGGTAGTCGCCGGAGTCGACACCTCCGTCGCGTTCGGGCTCGTAACCGATGGTCTGGCGGACCTCCCCGACTCCGCCGAGGTGCCGATTTCGGTGTCGACGCCCGACGGGAGCGTCGGCGACGTCGCGCTCACCAGGGCCGAACTCGAGACGCTGGCCGATGCCGATAGACCTGCCACCGCGCTCGCGGACGTGTTCGAGGGACAGACACCGCCAGTGTTCACTCCAGGCCCGGACTTCGAGTCCGTCACCATCGAGGTGCAGGACGCCTCCGGAGACGGGTGGGAGGTCACGGGTGGCGAGCCGGTCACGCTAGAAGCCGGTCCCGACTTCCAGGTCGTGGAGATGCCGGAATTGCGGATCGGCCTCGGGACGGTGAAAGCAGCGACGACGATGGAAGGCGGTGAGGAAGTTCCCCAGTACGGCGACACGGACACCGGGACGTTCACCTACGACGAGGACGGGTACGAATCCCTCACCGAGGCACTCCATGCCTTCGGCAGCGATCTCGAAGACTACCTTCTCGACGAGTACCCGACAGCCCAGGTCGACGTGAAAGTCCTCGAGAAACCCATTCAGGGCTCGGGGACACAGGGGTACTGGGGGATGATCGCAGACATGGACGACGTGTACGAGCAGGTGTACGGTGAGTACGACGTGGACGTCGCGCTCGCGCTCGTTCCCAACGGTGACGGGGAGAACGAGAGCTTCTACACTCACCACTACGAGGCAGCCAACGGTGTCGAGCCGATGATGGGCCTCCCTGAACTCCTCCAACCACAAGAGGCCGCTAGCGTTCGCTGGCGACCCGAGGGTGATGCCGCCGTCGAGACAGCAGCACAGGAGATCGCCCATCACTTCCTACCAACCAACGCGTACAGTGGGGACTACACGTTCGACGGCAATCACGTCCACCCCTCCTACAGTAACGCCGAGTACGGGGTGGTCTCCACAGCGTTCGATATCTCCGCGGACACCTACGAGGCCACCGACGGACTCTTCTCGTTCATGTCATACGCTGCAGAGACGGATCTCGAGGACACCGAAGAGACGGAGGGGAGGCTCGTGGCAGACGCACTCTCCCATCAGAAGCTAATCGACACCGGGTTCGACCCGCACCCGATGGAGATCGACAGGGGTCCCTTCAGTCAGACTGGGACGGTCATCTCGGGACTCTTCGACACCACCAGCGGCGAGGTGTTCAATGTCTCTCTCCGGGAAGGAGGACCGCTCCCGTCCGCCAAGGGCAGCGACATCGTCGTTCGAGTCAAAGACGGTTCCGGAGAGGTACTCGACGAGCGACACACGGCGAGAGTTGCGTTCACTCACGACGGAACTGGCTCGGAAACGAGTGATGTCGCCCAGTTCGTCGTCCCCTTCGGCGACACCGCTGCAACAGTCGAAATCGTGACTGGAGATACCCGAACCACGTTCGACCCAGTCTCGAAAGTCCTGTCTGAGATGATTGCCTCACTCCCCGACGCTGCCTTCGAGAACAACCCCGACAGCCGGCGCGAGACGCTTCAGCTGAAGCTCGACGCGGTGCATGGCCAAGTGGACGAGGGAGCCTACCGTGGGGCCGCCAACAAGCTCGAGAACGACGTCCTCGACAAACTGCACAAGTGGCTCGTAGACGTCGAGCCCACGGCTGCGAACGTCCCGTCGACCCAGACCGTCATCGACCAGTGTGACCAGCTAGTCGACCACATCCAGCGCCTCGCAGAACGGGCTGGAAACGAGGGACCTGCCGACGACCACGGGAACGGCAAGGGGAAAGATAACGCACCGCCCGGAACCGAGCATGGAAACGGCGACCGGGGTGACAATGGTGGTACCGGGCGTCCAGCTGACGAGCGCGGGAACGGAACCGAATCACCCGGCCCCGGCAACCGAAACGAGCACTGAAATCGGTCGGGGGCAGCGAGCACCCAACTCCAATCCCCTACGTCGGCGCAGGAATCACTCAGTCCGCGATAGTTCTTCCACGGTCCCACGGACGCTGGCTCACGTGATAGCCACAGACGGAGTTCTCTGAGCGAGAGAACCCCTCGACCGTCGACTGCGTGGCCACTACGGGGCGAAACGTCGTCGAAGAAATGGTGAAACGAGAGTGGTTCGAGATGCCGGCTCAGTTGCCGAACATCTGGCGCATCATCGGGTGCATCTCCATGAGCTGCTCCTCGGCGATCTCCTCGTACAGCTTGTACGTGATGGAGACCGTCAGCAGCAGCCCGGTACCGGTGACGCCACCGACGGTGCCGAGCATGTTCGCCAGCACCGCCAGCAGGCCGACCAGCGCACCACCGATGACGGTGACTTGCGGGATGTACCGCTCCATCACCTTCTCGATGACGCCGACGTTCTGGCGGAAGCCGGGGATCTGCATCCCGGAGTTCTGAATCTGCTTCGCGGTCGCCTTCGGACCCATGTCGGTCGTCTCGACCCAGAAGATCGCGAACACCGCACCGCCCGCGATCATGAACGTCAGGTCGACGCCGACACGGATGAGCACCTGCCAGATCTCCATGCTGGCTGCCTGTCCGGTGCTCCACCACATCCAGTCACCGGGCGACTGGATGGGCGCGAGGTAGTAGAACAGGCCGCCGATGGCCTGTCCACCACTGTACTGGGCGACCCAGTTCGGGAGGCCGACCGCGCTGTTCAGCCCGCGCCCGAGGAACTGGATGTTCGCCTGCAGGGCGCGAACCAGGATCATCGGCAGGACGCTCGCGTAGATGAGCTTCACGGGGAAGCGACCGCGTGCGCCCTTGACCCTGGCGTGACTGAGCGGGATCTCGACCCGCACGGACTCGGCGTAGACGACGATGGTGAAGATGATGATCGTCGTCGCGAGGGCGATTATCTGCCCCTCGGAGCCGAGGAACTGCGCGAAGCCGGACGTGGTCAGCACGTTGAAGTCGACGTTGCCGACGACGATGGCGTACCACCGGCCGAACATGTCGAAGAAGCCGGTGACGAGGCTCTGGCTCACGCCTGCCACAATGAACAGGCCGATACCGGAGCCGACGCCCCACTTGCTGACGATCTCGTCCATGAACAGGACGAGGACGCCGCCGACCAGAATCTGGGCGAAGATGAGCAACTGGACGGCCAGTCCGGCGTTCGCGGTGCCGACGATGCCGGCCATCGTGGACGCCGCCG from Haloarchaeobius sp. HME9146 harbors:
- the secY gene encoding preprotein translocase subunit SecY, giving the protein MGWKEAAEPVLTRMPAVQRPEGHVPFKRKLGWTAGVLVLYFFLTTVTVFGTVPVGAGASGDAFGQFRSILAGANRSILHLGIGPIVTASIVLQLLGGANLLGLDTNDPRDQVLYQGLQKLLVLVMICLTGLPMVFLSNAILPVEQAAASTMAGIVGTANAGLAVQLLIFAQILVGGVLVLFMDEIVSKWGVGSGIGLFIVAGVSQSLVTGFFDMFGRWYAIVVGNVDFNVLTTSGFAQFLGSEGQIIALATTIIIFTIVVYAESVRVEIPLSHARVKGARGRFPVKLIYASVLPMILVRALQANIQFLGRGLNSAVGLPNWVAQYSGGQAIGGLFYYLAPIQSPGDWMWWSTGQAASMEIWQVLIRVGVDLTFMIAGGAVFAIFWVETTDMGPKATAKQIQNSGMQIPGFRQNVGVIEKVMERYIPQVTVIGGALVGLLAVLANMLGTVGGVTGTGLLLTVSITYKLYEEIAEEQLMEMHPMMRQMFGN